The following coding sequences are from one Anaerolineales bacterium window:
- a CDS encoding dodecin family protein — protein MTDSVYKVIELIGTSPDSWEKAAAAAVDMAAKSVRDLRIAEVVELDLQIEDGKIRAYRTKLKASFKYESGD, from the coding sequence ATGACAGACAGCGTCTACAAGGTCATTGAACTGATCGGCACGTCGCCCGATTCGTGGGAGAAGGCGGCCGCGGCGGCAGTGGATATGGCCGCCAAGTCGGTGCGCGACCTGCGCATCGCTGAGGTTGTGGAATTGGACTTGCAGATCGAGGACGGCAAGATCCGGGCGTACCGGACGAAGCTCAAGGCATCGTTCAAGTACGAAAGCGGCGACTAG